The genomic interval CGGTGGCCAGAATCTTGTTGCGCGGCGAGTAGAGGAGATTGGCCCGAGGAATGTGGGTCATGCATACCGGTTTGCACTTGCCGCAGCGCAGACAGTCCTTGATCTCACGGTTGAGGGCGCCGAGTTCGCTTGCCTCCAGCAGCAGCGCCTCCTGCTCGACCAGTTGCAGGGAGGGCGTGTAGGCCTGCTCCAGACCGGAACCCGCCTGCAACTTGCCGGGGTTGAAAAAGTCCGTGGGATCGACGCGCTCCTTGTAGGCCGCAAAAGCGGCGACCTTCTCGGGTTCCAGCCAGCGCATCTTGGTGATGCCGATGCCATGCTCCCCGGAGATGACGCCGCCAAGATCCTTGGCAATGCCCATGATCCGATCCACCACCAGATCGGCCTCGTTGAGCATGGCGCGGTCGGAAGACAAGACCGGTATATTGGTGTGCACGTTACCGTCGCCAGCGTGCATGTGCAGCGCGACGAAGATACGACGACGGCGGATCTCGGCGTGGCGCCGGCGGATTTCGCCCAGCACCCCGGTGAAGCGTTCACCGGCAAAAAGCTCTTCCAGGGGTTTGCCCACGGATTCCCGGTAGCTGATGCGCAGATCCCGCTGGAGCAAGAGCTTGAGCAGGCTGTCGTCCAGGTCCACCTGGGCAGCCTCGGCATCGGACAAATGCTCTCGCAGGGCGCGTGCCGGCGCGTCCAGCAGGTCCAGGCAGGCCTGCCAGCGCGCGCGAACGGTATCCAGCAGAGCGAGGGCGGCCGCCCGCTTGGAGGCGACGATGGCCTGTTCTTCCGTGCTGTCCTCGTAGTCCTTGACGCGTTTCAGCTCGGGCAGGTCCCCCTGAAGGTAGTCCACCAGGACGTCGACGATGGCGATCTTGTTGGCAATGGACTGCTCGATGTTGATGCGCTCGATGGCGCGGCTGTATTCCCCCAGGCGGTCCAGGGGAATCACCACGTCCTCATTGATCTTGAAGGCATTGGTGTGGGCAGCGATGGCCGCCGTGCGGCTGCGGTCGGCCCAGAAGCGCCGGCGCGATTCCGGGGTGGTGGCAATGAATCCCTCGGCACCGCGAGCATTGGCCAGGCGAACGATGGCCGAGGCCATGGCGCCCACGGCGTCGCTGTCGTCGCTGGCAATATCCGCCATCAACAGCATCTTTGGACGCTCGCGCCGTGGGGCCTTGTTACTGTACTGAATGGCCTTGAGATAGCGCTCGTCCAGGTGTTCCAGGCCCGTCAGCAGGACATTGGGGTGGGCTTCCACCTGCTCCTTTACCTCGACAATGGCGGCGACGGCCTGATCCAGATCCTTGCCGTAAAACTCCAGACATACCGTGCGCAGGTGCGTGGGCAGACGATGCAGGAGAAAGCGGGCAGAGGTGATGATACCGTCGCTGCCCTCTTTCTGGATGCCGGGCAGCCCACCCAGGAACTTATCGGTGACGTCCTTGCCCAGTCCCGGGTGGCGCAGGCTCCGACCGGGCATCTCGAGAAACTCCGGAGCGCCCAGCGGGGTGTGGCCATCCTCCGCGAAATAGCTCAGGCGGAAGCGGACCGTTTCCTGCTCGTGAATCTTGCCGAGATTGTGGTCGATACGCTCCACCTCCAGCCACTGGCCAGCGGCCGTAAACATCCGCCAGGAAAGCAGATTGTCCAGGGCCGTGCCCCAGAGCACGGCCTTCTTGCCACCGGCATTCATGGCAACATTGCCGCCGATGGTGGAAGCGTCCATGGAGGTGGGATCCACGGCGAAGACGAGACCGGCCGCCTCGGCCCGCTCGGCCACGGCTTTGGTGACCACCCCGGCGCCCGCCACCACACTGGGTACCGAGTGATCGAGACCGGCGGGGGTATACTCCTCGATGGCCGACAGGTACTCCAGCTTTTCCGTATTGATCACCGCGCAACGTGGTCGCAGTGGCACCGCGCCGCCGGTATAGCCCGTGCCACCACCTCGGGGAATGACCGAGAGCCCGAGCTCCCGGCAGGCCTGGACCATGGCGGCAAGCTCATCTTCCGAGGCTGGGTAGAGGACGACGAAAGGCAACTCCACCCGCCAGTCGGAGGCGTCCGTCACATGGGCAACCCGGGCATAGGGACTGAAGTCCACATTGTCCTTGGGACAGACCTTGAGCAGTCGCTTTTCGGCACGCTGGCGTAGTGCTCGTCGCGCGTCGAAATCGGCAATGAAGTCGTGGACGGCGCGCCGTGCCCGTTCCATGAGGCGCTCCACCAGCCGGTTCCCTTGGGCGCGGCTGGCGATATCGTTCAGACGGTGCTCCAGAGCCTCCCACAGGGCTTGGCGGCGCTTGGGGTGGCGGGCCAGATCCTCCTGAATGTAGGGATTGCGGGAGACGACCCAGAGATCACCGAGCACCTCGAACAGCATGCGGGCCGACCTGCCCGTCACCCGCTGCTCACGGAGATCTTCCAGGATGCGCCAGGCCTCTCGTCCCAGGAGCCGCTGGACGATCTCGCCATCGGAGAAAGAGGTGTAGTTGTAGGGAATTTCCCGTACCGTGTCCGCCATGATCACACCCCGACGTTGTCGATGAGGCGGGTACCGCCGAGACGCGCTGCAATGAACCAGCGGCCACCCGCCTCCACTCGGGACAGCGCACGCAGGTCGTCCTCTGCCCGAAATTCCAGGTATTCCACGGCAATACCTGCCTGCACGAGACTCGCCGCAGCGCTTGCTGCCAGATCCGCCGCCATCGCCCCGTGGCTTTGGGCGAGTTCACGCAGGGCCGCAAAGATTCGCGGCGCCAGACTGCGTTCATCGGGTCTGAGGTAGCGGTTACGGGAGCTCAGGGCCAGACCATCCGCGGCCCGCTGGGTAGGGCCCGCCACCACCTGTACGGGCAGGTCCAGATCCGTCGCCATGCGCTGCAACACCCGGTACTGCTGATAATCCTTTTCACCAAGCACCAGTAATTGCGGTTGGCTCATATGCAGGAGCTTGGCAACGACGGTGCAGACCCCCGCAAAATGACCGGGCCGATGGGCACCGCAGAGAACCTTGCTCAGGCTTCTGGCTGGCATGACTAGGCTCAAATCGCGCTTGCCACGGGGGTACATGACCGAATCGTCAGGAGTAAAGATGGCGTTGCAGCCAGCCTCCTGGAGCTTGGCCAGATCCTGATCCAAGGTGCGCGGATACGCTGCGAAATCCTCGCCGCGCCCAAACTGCAGGGGGTTGACGTAGATACTGACCAGAACGTGATCGGCGCGGGTCTGCGCCAGACGAACCAAGGAAAGGTGCCCCTCGTGCAAATTGCCCATGGTCGGCACCAGGGCCAGGGAACCCCGAAGTCCCTGCCGCCAGTGGCGCAGCGCGGCGAGATCGCGGAAAACGGCCATCAGTCCGATGCTCCGGTGGCGGGTGGGAAATGCCCCTGGCGCACGGCATCGGCATAATTGCGCAGTGCGTCGGTGACGATCTCAGCACCCTCCATGAAGGCGCGGGCAAAGCCCGGCGTGTGCTCCGAAAGGCCGAGCACATCGTGCAGGACGAGAACCTGCGCATCGGTATCGGGACCAGCACCAATGCCGATCACCGGCACCGGGCTGTTGCGGGTGATGCGCGCTGCCACCTCCTGCGGTACGGCCTCCAGGAGCAGGAAGGCCGCACCGGCCTCGGCCAGGAGGGCGGCATCCGCCTCCAGACGGGCGGCCTCGTCCGCGGTCTTGCCGGCCCGCCGAAAAGTCCCCCACCGCCGCACGCGTTGCGGAGTGAGACCCAGGTGCGCACAGACATTGATGCCCCGCTGTGCACAAAAAGCCACGGTATCGGCCATTTCCGCGCCGCCTTCCAGTTTGACCACGTCTGCTCCGGCCTTGAGCAGCGCCACCGATGCGTCCCATGCCTGGGCGAGACTGCCCTCGTAGCTGCCCAGGGGAAGATCGGCAAAAACCAGGCAGTTGCCGGCGCCGCGGGCCACCATGGCGGTGTGGTAGCACATGGTGTGCAAATCGACGCCAAGGGTATCGCTCTGTCCCTGCACTACCATGGCGAGGGAATCGCCCACCAGCACCCCATCCAGGCCCGCACGCGCGGCAAGACGCGCAAAGGCGTGATCGTAGGCCGTCACCAGGGAAAGCTTTTTCCCTTCGGCTTTACCTCGCCGCCACACTTCCAGTTTCTTGCTCACCAGTCCTCGCCCAGTTCCGTGATTTTATTCTTGACCATTTCAGTCAGGATTTTAGCATGTTCACTGTCGGCCACAAAATCGCCAGCCACTGTCGACAGATCCAGTACCTGCCCCGGATAGTGCCGCAACCATTGCCGGTAGGCGTCCTGGACGCGAAGCACATAGGCGCGTTGCATGGACGCTTCCCAGGGATCCTGGCGGGCACGGATGCGCTCCAGAAGCACATCCACCGGACTATCCAGATAGATCAGAAGCGGCACACGGGGGGCATTATACGATAATGCGGCACGAATCTCTCGAAATAGGCGCAGAGTCTCTGCCTCGAGGGTCAGCGGCGTGAAGATCCGATCCTTTTCCGGACCGTGGTCAGCAACGTAGAGTCGATCACCTTCCAGACCGTCCCAGGTCTTTCGCCGCTGCATCAGGAAGTACAATTCCGTAGCCAGGACGTGCTGCTGGTGCCGGTAAAAGTCGCCGAGAAAGGGATTGTCCGCCGGTCGCTCGAGAACGGCAGGGATGGCCATGGCCGCGGCGAGAAGGCGCGTGAGACTGGTCTTGCCCGCTCCCATGGGGCCTTCCACCACGATCAGTCGCGCCGCCTTCATTCCTCCTTCCCCCAAAAGGAGGAATACTGCAGGCTCTGCAGGTTCCGGTTTTTGCCCGGGGCAAGGCGCTGGATCGGCTGATCCGCCACTGCCGCAAGAAACTGGGATAGGGGCCCCTGGCCGGGGATATGCCATTCCGGGTCGAATTCGCTGAGGGGCAAGAGCACGAAAGCGCGCTCGTGCAGACGCGGGTGGGGGAGAACGAGATCGGCGCGGGTCACCCGACAACTACCGTGGCTCAGGAGATCGAGGTCGAGAATGCGCGGACCCCAGTAACGTTCCTCGGCACGCTGGCGTCCTGCACGTTGCTCCAGTTCGTGGAGACTGGCCAGCAATTCCGCCGCACCGAGCCGGGTCCACAGAGCAGCCACGGCATTGATGAAAGGTGGCTGCACCACCCCACCGACGGGCGCACTGAGGTACAGCGACGATTGCCAGATCAAGCGACTGCCCGGAAGCTGGGCCAGGGCGCCCAGCGCACGCTCCACCTGACCCATGGGATCCTCGAGGTTGCTGCCCAGAGCGACAAAGGCAAGCACTGCCCGGCGACTCACCGATGGGATGGCTGCGTTTTCTGGCGGCCGATGGCGGCCCAGGCTCTGGCCGGCACCGGTTTCCAAGCGCCGGAAGTTTGTGGACAGCTCAGTGGACGTGACGGGCATGAGCGAAGGGGCGGCTGCGTTATTGCCCAGCAACTAGCCCGTGGTCCCGTTTCCGGAGGCGTCGTCTGCGGCACTGGGGACGCGTGCCAGTCGCGACGGCTTGCGCCGCCGCCGCCGGGGACGGCGGCGTAGGCCGTTGCTGGGCAGGGGGCCGAGGGGCGCTTCGGGAGCCGCATCCTCACGACGCGCCTGTTCCATGAGGGCCTTGCGTCCCTCGCTGTCGGCCTCCTGAAACTCCGTCCACCAGGTCCCCAGTCCGGCAAGCTCTGGGTGGTCGACGAACTCTCCGGATTGCTGGCGTAGCAGAAGGAAATCAAAGGCGGCGCGAAAGCGCGGATGCGCCAGAAGGGCGTAGGGCCGACGTCCACCGCGGCGGGTGAAACGGGGCTGGAGATCCCAGATTTCCCGCATGGGTAAGGCAAAGCGCCGCGGAATCGCCACACGCCCGCGGCTCTCTTCGAGAAGCTCCGCAGCCGCCTGTTGCAGGGCCACGTTGGCGGGTTTGTCCTGGGCCTCCAAGTGCTGCCGCTGTGCCTGCAGCGCCGACCACAGGAGTGCCGCAAAAAGGAACGCTGGGGTAACGGATTTGCCGAGCAGGACGCGCTGATCCGTCCCCTCCAAGGCGAGGCGCAGGAGCTCACGGGCGCTCTCGGCATCCGCTGCATCGAGCACTCGGTCCAGTTGCGGGAAGAGCGCCGCAAACAAGCCCGTGCGTCGCAACAGATCAAAGCTGGACTGGGCATGACCCGTGAGGAAGAGCTTGATGGTTTCCTCAAAGAGGCGCGCGGAGGGTACCTCCAGCAGCAAATCGCGGCAGGGCGCAATGGCGGCCTCGACCGCCGCATCCATCTGAAAACCGAGCTTGGCAGCAAACCGCACGGCACGCAACATGCGCACCGGATCCTCACGGTAGCGCTGTTCGGGGTCACCGATCATGCGCAATCGCCCGGCCTGCAGATCCGTCAGGCCATCGGCAAAATCGAGGATACTGCGGTCGGCAATATTGTAGTAGAGGGCATTGGCCGTAAAATCGCGGCGCCCGGCGTCCTCCTCGAGGCTACCGTAGACGTTGTCGGCCAGTATGCGACCGCTGGCGCTGCGTTCACTGGTCTCTTCGGCGGATTCGCCCTGCCCGCGGAAGGTCGCCACCTCGACGA from Acidithiobacillus caldus ATCC 51756 carries:
- a CDS encoding DUF3683 domain-containing protein → MADTVREIPYNYTSFSDGEIVQRLLGREAWRILEDLREQRVTGRSARMLFEVLGDLWVVSRNPYIQEDLARHPKRRQALWEALEHRLNDIASRAQGNRLVERLMERARRAVHDFIADFDARRALRQRAEKRLLKVCPKDNVDFSPYARVAHVTDASDWRVELPFVVLYPASEDELAAMVQACRELGLSVIPRGGGTGYTGGAVPLRPRCAVINTEKLEYLSAIEEYTPAGLDHSVPSVVAGAGVVTKAVAERAEAAGLVFAVDPTSMDASTIGGNVAMNAGGKKAVLWGTALDNLLSWRMFTAAGQWLEVERIDHNLGKIHEQETVRFRLSYFAEDGHTPLGAPEFLEMPGRSLRHPGLGKDVTDKFLGGLPGIQKEGSDGIITSARFLLHRLPTHLRTVCLEFYGKDLDQAVAAIVEVKEQVEAHPNVLLTGLEHLDERYLKAIQYSNKAPRRERPKMLLMADIASDDSDAVGAMASAIVRLANARGAEGFIATTPESRRRFWADRSRTAAIAAHTNAFKINEDVVIPLDRLGEYSRAIERINIEQSIANKIAIVDVLVDYLQGDLPELKRVKDYEDSTEEQAIVASKRAAALALLDTVRARWQACLDLLDAPARALREHLSDAEAAQVDLDDSLLKLLLQRDLRISYRESVGKPLEELFAGERFTGVLGEIRRRHAEIRRRRIFVALHMHAGDGNVHTNIPVLSSDRAMLNEADLVVDRIMGIAKDLGGVISGEHGIGITKMRWLEPEKVAAFAAYKERVDPTDFFNPGKLQAGSGLEQAYTPSLQLVEQEALLLEASELGALNREIKDCLRCGKCKPVCMTHIPRANLLYSPRNKILATGLLIEAFLYEEQTRRGVSQQHFAALEDVAEHCTTCHKCLTPCPVDIDFGEVSVHMRNILRARGDKHSSAGTRLAMAYLNSSDARTVHFLRRGVLQTAYKAQALASELAQPLIPKTPPPATTGKSSLRAEIIHFLRKPLPTDMGAQTMRQLLGLVDPGMVPILRDPAKTSEDSEAVFYFPGCGSERLFSKIGLATLAMLYEVGVQTVLPPGYLCCGYPQSAAGQDDKGQEISVRNQVLFHRVANTLNYLDIKTVIVSCGTCMDQLLKYQFQQIFPGCRLLDIHEFLMEKGVALDGVEGVQYLYHDPCHTPMKTYKPLEVAGQLLGQDVRASDRCCGEAGTLATSRPDIATQLRYRKEEVLHEGIRALTGADKAKDGNVKLLTSCPACQQGLERYRLDTGLDTDYIVVEIARHRVGEDWQERFLAAARKGGIERVLL
- the panC gene encoding pantoate--beta-alanine ligase — encoded protein: MAVFRDLAALRHWRQGLRGSLALVPTMGNLHEGHLSLVRLAQTRADHVLVSIYVNPLQFGRGEDFAAYPRTLDQDLAKLQEAGCNAIFTPDDSVMYPRGKRDLSLVMPARSLSKVLCGAHRPGHFAGVCTVVAKLLHMSQPQLLVLGEKDYQQYRVLQRMATDLDLPVQVVAGPTQRAADGLALSSRNRYLRPDERSLAPRIFAALRELAQSHGAMAADLAASAAASLVQAGIAVEYLEFRAEDDLRALSRVEAGGRWFIAARLGGTRLIDNVGV
- the panB gene encoding 3-methyl-2-oxobutanoate hydroxymethyltransferase, with protein sequence MSKKLEVWRRGKAEGKKLSLVTAYDHAFARLAARAGLDGVLVGDSLAMVVQGQSDTLGVDLHTMCYHTAMVARGAGNCLVFADLPLGSYEGSLAQAWDASVALLKAGADVVKLEGGAEMADTVAFCAQRGINVCAHLGLTPQRVRRWGTFRRAGKTADEAARLEADAALLAEAGAAFLLLEAVPQEVAARITRNSPVPVIGIGAGPDTDAQVLVLHDVLGLSEHTPGFARAFMEGAEIVTDALRNYADAVRQGHFPPATGASD
- a CDS encoding deoxynucleoside kinase; protein product: MKAARLIVVEGPMGAGKTSLTRLLAAAMAIPAVLERPADNPFLGDFYRHQQHVLATELYFLMQRRKTWDGLEGDRLYVADHGPEKDRIFTPLTLEAETLRLFREIRAALSYNAPRVPLLIYLDSPVDVLLERIRARQDPWEASMQRAYVLRVQDAYRQWLRHYPGQVLDLSTVAGDFVADSEHAKILTEMVKNKITELGEDW
- the folK gene encoding 2-amino-4-hydroxy-6-hydroxymethyldihydropteridine diphosphokinase, with amino-acid sequence MPVTSTELSTNFRRLETGAGQSLGRHRPPENAAIPSVSRRAVLAFVALGSNLEDPMGQVERALGALAQLPGSRLIWQSSLYLSAPVGGVVQPPFINAVAALWTRLGAAELLASLHELEQRAGRQRAEERYWGPRILDLDLLSHGSCRVTRADLVLPHPRLHERAFVLLPLSEFDPEWHIPGQGPLSQFLAAVADQPIQRLAPGKNRNLQSLQYSSFWGKEE
- the pcnB gene encoding polynucleotide adenylyltransferase PcnB gives rise to the protein MVSLKRFTDEVLQSAIETPQPDPEGTMVVAPAVPVGARRIPREEHCLSRRQISSGALQVLNTLHQAGHQAYLVGGSVRDLLLGREPKDYDVATDARPEQVRKLFRRNARLIGRRFILVHVQFGPEIVEVATFRGQGESAEETSERSASGRILADNVYGSLEEDAGRRDFTANALYYNIADRSILDFADGLTDLQAGRLRMIGDPEQRYREDPVRMLRAVRFAAKLGFQMDAAVEAAIAPCRDLLLEVPSARLFEETIKLFLTGHAQSSFDLLRRTGLFAALFPQLDRVLDAADAESARELLRLALEGTDQRVLLGKSVTPAFLFAALLWSALQAQRQHLEAQDKPANVALQQAAAELLEESRGRVAIPRRFALPMREIWDLQPRFTRRGGRRPYALLAHPRFRAAFDFLLLRQQSGEFVDHPELAGLGTWWTEFQEADSEGRKALMEQARREDAAPEAPLGPLPSNGLRRRPRRRRRKPSRLARVPSAADDASGNGTTG